The proteins below come from a single Aphanothece sacrum FPU1 genomic window:
- a CDS encoding glycosyltransferase → MPYINIVTVDNQHGLTRCSSILSQVLRKAGFQVSVFTVGKPSIGHKIHRVTTYFEKFASNTFRKKPPYDINIFIQDLVPSWFPYARVNCLLPMPEWFRDGSQSLLPQLDYVLCCTKFTQDIFQKLGCQTEFISFTSFDQFDEQYSKDYDKFFHMAGSNAVQKGTKTLIEVWSRHPKWPTLIVRQKKQGFHLQASNIDYIHDYVDEQTLRQYQNTFGIHLCPSQAEGFGHYIVEAMTTKALICTTNAPPMNELITSERGLLADYSHRQPQRLGMNYYVDPQALETKIEEILGMDYETKKKLGENARDWYLENEKFFQEKVVNFLKDL, encoded by the coding sequence ATGCCGTATATAAACATAGTAACTGTAGATAATCAGCATGGCTTGACAAGATGTAGCTCTATTTTAAGTCAGGTTTTGAGAAAAGCAGGTTTTCAAGTATCAGTTTTTACTGTTGGTAAGCCATCTATTGGTCATAAAATTCATCGTGTAACTACTTATTTTGAAAAATTTGCCAGCAATACTTTTAGAAAAAAACCTCCCTATGATATTAATATTTTTATACAAGATCTAGTTCCTTCCTGGTTTCCCTATGCAAGAGTTAATTGTCTTCTCCCTATGCCGGAATGGTTTCGGGATGGTAGTCAATCTCTGTTGCCTCAGTTAGATTATGTCCTATGTTGTACAAAATTTACACAAGATATTTTTCAAAAATTAGGCTGTCAAACAGAATTTATAAGTTTTACCAGTTTTGATCAATTTGATGAACAATATTCCAAAGATTACGATAAGTTTTTTCATATGGCCGGGAGTAATGCTGTTCAAAAAGGAACTAAAACATTGATTGAAGTTTGGTCTCGTCATCCTAAATGGCCGACTCTTATTGTTAGGCAAAAGAAACAAGGTTTTCATCTTCAGGCATCTAATATAGACTATATTCATGACTATGTAGATGAACAAACTCTCCGTCAATATCAAAATACTTTTGGCATTCATTTATGTCCATCTCAAGCAGAAGGTTTCGGTCATTATATTGTAGAAGCAATGACAACAAAAGCATTAATTTGCACAACAAATGCGCCTCCTATGAATGAATTAATCACGTCTGAACGTGGTCTATTAGCTGATTATTCCCATCGTCAACCGCAACGACTAGGAATGAATTATTATGTCGATCCTCAAGCCTTGGAAACGAAAATAGAAGAAATTTTAGGGATGGATTATGAGACAAAAAAAAAACTAGGAGAAAATGCGCGAGATTGGTATCTTGAAAATGAGAAATTTTTTCAAGAAAAAGTAGTTAACTTTCTCAAAGATTTATAA
- a CDS encoding acyl-CoA thioesterase yields MSSPENPQLSPTSAIAAKTTLKATTEKWFEYSVRVQPHHTDYGGGVWHGTYLSWLETARVECLRSMGVDYAELVRLGCDMPVVELSLRYHRSVRLGEVAMVKTRMDEMSGVRLYWDCRIESASDQQVYVTGKITLVAVDREKGKIMRQLPPTIKDALVKLIDL; encoded by the coding sequence TTGTCTTCACCAGAAAACCCCCAATTATCCCCCACAAGCGCGATCGCCGCTAAAACCACCTTAAAAGCGACTACTGAGAAATGGTTTGAATATTCGGTGCGAGTCCAACCCCATCATACCGACTATGGGGGAGGAGTTTGGCATGGAACCTATCTCAGTTGGCTAGAAACCGCTAGAGTTGAGTGTTTAAGGTCAATGGGGGTTGATTATGCTGAATTAGTGAGATTAGGCTGTGATATGCCTGTGGTTGAGTTGTCCCTACGTTATCATCGGTCTGTCCGACTCGGAGAAGTCGCTATGGTTAAAACCCGTATGGATGAAATGAGTGGGGTTCGTTTGTATTGGGATTGTCGCATTGAATCAGCCAGTGATCAACAAGTTTATGTGACAGGAAAAATCACTTTAGTGGCCGTTGATCGCGAAAAAGGGAAAATTATGCGTCAACTTCCCCCAACTATTAAAGACGCATTAGTAAAATTGATTGATTTATAA
- a CDS encoding glycosyltransferase family 4 protein codes for MKLLVIFPSPIRGGAEEYALTIAKAGVKKGWQVETAFPKTPETESLIKDFQDQGIIYHPLDIAPVDGKEYKLFREHIPHCLRTLRLLSKVKPDVVHITVPWPYWSFDSIIACSFLNLPTVVSFQLFYRYFYYSKFRLKIYHWCYSRNQKWIAISEDNKKFICQSLQISEEKIPVIYNGAKINAEFLDYSPEKNQQLRHQVRQEIGIYDNDKILLTVGRLHPQKGYRELVQVIFPIVQKFPNVKFVWIGEGDLRNHLVKEINKYKIENQVILLGYRSDVSRFLNAADLFIFPTHFEGGQSFAVSEAMAHGLPIVVSNASGMPEIIENKVHGLLFEKEDKHALLEAIIWALEHPQEMQEMANNAQKRVQDFSEEKMIEKTLALIKEITDNV; via the coding sequence ATGAAGCTATTAGTCATTTTTCCCTCGCCGATTCGAGGAGGTGCGGAAGAATATGCGTTAACTATTGCTAAAGCTGGTGTTAAAAAAGGTTGGCAAGTAGAGACTGCATTTCCTAAAACGCCTGAAACTGAGTCTTTAATTAAAGATTTTCAAGATCAAGGAATTATTTATCATCCTTTAGATATTGCGCCAGTTGATGGTAAAGAATATAAGCTTTTTAGAGAACATATACCTCATTGTTTAAGAACTTTGAGATTATTATCTAAAGTTAAACCAGATGTTGTTCATATTACTGTTCCTTGGCCTTATTGGAGTTTTGATAGTATCATCGCTTGTAGCTTTTTAAACCTGCCTACAGTAGTATCATTTCAATTATTTTATCGTTATTTTTATTATAGTAAATTTCGCCTAAAAATTTATCATTGGTGTTATTCAAGAAATCAAAAATGGATTGCAATTTCAGAGGATAATAAGAAATTTATTTGTCAATCATTACAAATTTCTGAAGAAAAAATACCTGTTATTTATAATGGAGCTAAAATCAACGCTGAATTTCTAGACTATTCTCCAGAAAAAAATCAACAATTACGCCATCAAGTGCGTCAAGAAATTGGTATTTATGATAATGATAAAATTTTGTTAACCGTCGGGCGTTTACATCCACAGAAAGGTTATCGAGAACTTGTTCAAGTTATTTTTCCCATTGTTCAAAAATTTCCTAATGTTAAATTTGTGTGGATTGGAGAAGGAGATTTACGAAATCATCTGGTTAAGGAAATTAATAAATATAAAATTGAAAATCAAGTTATTTTATTAGGATATCGTTCTGATGTTTCTCGCTTTTTAAACGCGGCTGATTTGTTTATTTTTCCTACTCATTTTGAAGGAGGACAATCTTTTGCTGTGAGTGAAGCTATGGCTCATGGTTTACCTATTGTTGTATCTAATGCTAGTGGAATGCCAGAAATTATTGAAAATAAAGTGCATGGTTTATTATTTGAAAAAGAAGATAAACACGCCTTATTAGAAGCCATTATTTGGGCTTTAGAACATCCTCAAGAAATGCAAGAAATGGCTAATAATGCTCAAAAGCGGGTTCAAGACTTTTCTGAAGAAAAGATGATTGAGAAAACACTTGCCTTAATTAAAGAAATCACTGATAATGTCTGA
- a CDS encoding glycosyltransferase family 2 protein: protein MISVITPVYNGEKFIESCLKVVIEQNCADVEHIIVDGGSKDRTVEIIEEYAEKYPHIRWISEPDQGQSDAMNKGIKITKGEIISFLNVDDFYEPNVLNRAAEIFKSLPDLSFLVGNCNILGDNDQIINVQKPAKLRLKDLLRGFMINPPPVNPSAYFYHKSIHEKAGLYDVDEHYVMDNEFFLRAIKVAKIKYIDETWGNFRHIPGTKSYYYGKVNNFFMERYNKLLKQHIKELPFFERLPFYWEWSIDSKIKYFYRHPQELLPSLIKKINSNQ from the coding sequence ATGATCAGTGTAATTACTCCGGTTTATAACGGGGAAAAGTTTATTGAATCTTGTCTCAAAGTTGTAATTGAGCAAAATTGTGCTGACGTTGAGCATATTATTGTTGATGGAGGTTCAAAAGATAGAACAGTCGAGATTATTGAAGAATATGCTGAGAAATATCCTCATATTCGTTGGATTTCTGAACCCGACCAAGGACAATCTGATGCTATGAATAAGGGTATTAAGATAACTAAAGGGGAAATTATATCCTTCTTGAATGTTGATGATTTTTATGAACCAAATGTGTTGAACCGTGCGGCAGAAATTTTTAAGAGTCTCCCTGATTTAAGCTTCTTAGTTGGTAATTGTAATATTCTCGGAGATAATGATCAGATTATTAATGTACAAAAACCCGCTAAGCTACGGTTAAAAGATTTACTTCGGGGATTTATGATTAACCCTCCCCCTGTTAATCCTTCTGCTTATTTTTATCATAAATCTATTCATGAAAAAGCTGGTTTATATGATGTAGATGAACACTATGTGATGGATAATGAATTTTTCCTCAGAGCTATTAAAGTGGCTAAAATAAAGTATATAGATGAAACTTGGGGAAACTTTAGGCATATACCAGGAACTAAAAGCTATTATTACGGTAAAGTCAATAATTTTTTCATGGAACGTTATAATAAACTTTTAAAGCAACATATCAAAGAGCTTCCCTTTTTTGAAAGATTGCCTTTTTATTGGGAATGGTCTATTGATAGTAAGATAAAATATTTTTATCGTCATCCACAAGAGTTATTACCTTCTCTAATTAAAAAGATAAATTCAAATCAATAG